The following are encoded in a window of Brevibacillus sp. DP1.3A genomic DNA:
- the pduL gene encoding phosphate propanoyltransferase yields MAVITEASLRAMHKSGIPNPFLVEKGDKITPAAADFLKGRGIQVKQVDQNQQPSTNQAAEAVREIPLGVSNRHIHLSQADVEKLFGAGHQLTPMRDLSQPGQFACQETVTIVGPKGSIHGVRVLGPARGATQVEISRTDGFAVGVQAPVRMSGDIEGTPGMVLVTAKGTVVMDKGVIVAKSHVHMSPADAEQYQVKDGDSLILATQSDRPIIYPDVVVRVHPQFALDFHVDTDEGNAANLKTGDRVKVIGKNGQFYSG; encoded by the coding sequence ATGGCAGTGATTACAGAAGCATCCTTGAGAGCGATGCATAAGTCAGGCATTCCAAACCCCTTTCTCGTTGAGAAAGGGGATAAAATAACACCAGCAGCGGCAGATTTCTTGAAAGGAAGAGGGATTCAAGTGAAACAAGTTGATCAGAACCAGCAGCCTTCCACCAATCAAGCTGCCGAGGCAGTGCGAGAAATTCCTTTGGGCGTATCTAACCGTCACATTCATTTGTCGCAAGCAGATGTCGAGAAGCTTTTCGGAGCCGGACATCAATTGACGCCAATGCGTGATTTGTCGCAACCGGGCCAGTTTGCTTGCCAAGAAACAGTTACCATCGTGGGACCAAAAGGCAGCATCCACGGGGTTCGCGTTTTGGGACCAGCTCGTGGCGCGACACAAGTGGAAATTTCCAGAACAGACGGCTTTGCGGTAGGTGTTCAGGCACCTGTGCGTATGTCTGGAGATATTGAAGGAACACCAGGTATGGTACTCGTTACGGCAAAAGGGACAGTCGTGATGGACAAAGGCGTAATCGTAGCGAAGAGCCACGTTCATATGTCTCCGGCAGATGCCGAGCAATATCAAGTGAAGGATGGCGATTCGCTGATTCTGGCGACGCAAAGCGATCGTCCTATCATCTATCCAGATGTAGTCGTTCGTGTACATCCGCAGTTTGCACTTGATTTCCACGTTGATACGGATGAAGGAAATGCCGCTAATTTGAAAACGGGCGACCGGGTAAAAGTGATCGGCAAGAACGGGCAATTTTACTCCGGCTAA
- a CDS encoding sensor histidine kinase, producing MQSIREVCKASTTLSDDDIRIVEDLASKLQIFADLSQADMFIDCPTVDRSAAMVVAQAAPSTARSMYSGSVVGHLATAINEPAVMYCLTTGKPVIGSRGVSQEQVVMRQSVVPITNAAGKTIGTLITEQDISKQVEQEKNVEMLKETTEQLSETLIQFAVPDLPISSLLHEGMILFDQSGVITYANGRAHKLLSLIGFERPEKGESIERIFSWRVTPENFVRNGGYIQEELSKGKHFIMMKAVSSVRKQDIIGGFILLRDISDIREKEKQLMIKSAVIKEIHHRVKNNLQTISSLLRLQMRRSQSNEIEKVYRESINRINSIAIIHEYLAQDGLEQIDFKEILTKISKIIVSSMRRSEQAIHVVVTGESVYLPSNKATSFALIVTELIQNCMIHGFHEQQEGKISIALVAKEDFVSLSVTDDGVGIEDMEQIHKKGHLGLKIVDTLVREDLEGTMHFRNTGNGTEVTILYPIQKEDEDDTAEDYGG from the coding sequence ATGCAATCAATACGAGAAGTGTGCAAAGCGTCCACGACGTTGAGTGATGACGACATTCGGATTGTGGAGGATCTGGCTTCCAAGCTTCAGATTTTTGCTGATCTGTCTCAAGCGGACATGTTTATCGATTGTCCGACGGTAGATCGGAGCGCTGCGATGGTAGTCGCACAAGCTGCACCGAGTACGGCACGCTCTATGTACAGTGGATCGGTCGTAGGGCATTTGGCGACGGCGATTAATGAGCCGGCCGTTATGTATTGTCTGACTACAGGCAAGCCCGTCATCGGTTCACGTGGGGTTTCACAGGAGCAGGTCGTGATGCGACAAAGCGTCGTACCCATCACGAATGCAGCTGGAAAAACAATCGGGACCTTGATAACTGAACAAGATATATCCAAACAGGTGGAACAGGAAAAGAACGTTGAAATGCTCAAGGAAACAACGGAGCAATTAAGCGAGACGCTCATCCAGTTTGCTGTGCCTGATTTGCCCATTTCGTCGCTTTTGCACGAGGGCATGATTTTGTTTGATCAGAGTGGGGTTATCACGTACGCCAATGGTCGTGCCCACAAGCTGCTCTCCTTGATTGGCTTTGAACGGCCGGAAAAAGGCGAGAGCATCGAACGTATTTTTTCCTGGAGAGTTACCCCGGAGAATTTTGTACGCAACGGGGGTTATATTCAGGAGGAGCTGTCAAAAGGCAAACATTTTATCATGATGAAAGCGGTTTCGTCCGTCCGCAAGCAAGACATCATTGGGGGATTCATTCTCCTGCGAGACATATCGGACATTCGGGAAAAAGAAAAGCAATTAATGATCAAATCCGCGGTGATCAAAGAGATTCACCACCGGGTCAAAAACAATTTGCAAACCATCTCTAGCCTGTTGCGCCTGCAAATGCGGCGTTCGCAGTCCAACGAGATTGAAAAGGTATACCGGGAAAGCATCAATCGCATCAACAGCATCGCCATTATTCACGAATACTTGGCACAGGATGGTCTGGAGCAGATTGACTTCAAAGAGATTTTAACCAAAATATCGAAAATAATCGTCTCTTCGATGAGACGTTCTGAGCAAGCTATACACGTTGTGGTGACGGGCGAGTCAGTGTATCTGCCGTCCAACAAAGCAACATCATTTGCCTTAATCGTCACCGAGCTGATTCAAAATTGCATGATTCATGGTTTCCATGAGCAGCAAGAAGGGAAAATCTCTATTGCACTGGTTGCCAAGGAAGACTTCGTTAGTTTGTCTGTGACAGATGACGGAGTAGGCATCGAGGACATGGAGCAAATCCACAAAAAGGGCCATCTCGGCCTGAAAATTGTCGATACGCTGGTCAGGGAAGACCTCGAAGGCACCATGCATTTCCGCAACACTGGGAACGGAACAGAGGTTACCATACTCTATCCGATCCAAAAGGAGGATGAAGATGACACAGCCGAAGATTATGGTGGTTGA
- a CDS encoding ANTAR domain-containing response regulator, whose translation MTQPKIMVVDDEPIIRMDLREMLENEGYLVVAEAKNGEEAVSLAHRHKPDLIIMDVKMPVLNGIKASSIIRSFSDSSILLLTAYSQKELVQDARKAGVTAYLVKPVSEDDLIPAVEIALSQKEKVVSLKKDINDLKQKIEDRKAVEKAKGKLMSALSLEEDAAYKWMQQVSMQRRMPLVKLAEEILSGEQAIFIQG comes from the coding sequence ATGACACAGCCGAAGATTATGGTGGTTGATGACGAGCCGATTATTCGCATGGATTTGCGCGAGATGCTCGAAAATGAAGGGTATTTAGTGGTTGCCGAGGCGAAAAACGGAGAAGAGGCAGTCTCACTGGCCCATCGTCACAAGCCCGATCTGATTATCATGGATGTGAAAATGCCTGTCTTGAATGGAATCAAGGCAAGCAGTATCATTCGTTCCTTTTCAGACAGTTCCATTCTTCTTTTGACGGCTTATAGCCAAAAGGAACTCGTCCAGGATGCCAGAAAAGCGGGTGTGACGGCTTACTTGGTGAAGCCGGTGTCGGAGGATGACTTGATTCCCGCAGTAGAAATCGCACTCAGTCAAAAGGAAAAAGTCGTTTCACTGAAGAAGGATATAAATGATCTGAAGCAAAAGATCGAGGATCGCAAGGCAGTGGAAAAGGCAAAAGGAAAGCTGATGAGTGCCCTATCCTTGGAAGAGGATGCGGCATACAAATGGATGCAGCAAGTAAGCATGCAACGGCGCATGCCGCTTGTGAAGCTGGCAGAGGAAATTTTGTCGGGCGAGCAGGCCATTTTTATACAAGGCTAG
- a CDS encoding ethanolamine ammonia-lyase subunit EutB translates to MNTKTTVLGQTYQFRDLKEIFAKANEDKSGDQLAGIAAADSRERVAAKQVLADLTLADIRNNPMVPAEEDEVSRVIEEGINEKIYSEIKNWSVAELREYILSHQAGDNELKRISRGLSSEMIAATAKLMSNLDLITAASKIKVVTHANTAIGHKGVLASRVQPNHPSDNVQGIKASLYEGLSYGIGDAVIGINPVIDTADSVKDILNMTKDVMTKFDIPTQNCVLAHVSTQMRAIRNGAPADLIFQSLAGSEKGNNAFGIDVALLDEADELMRKQGTSYGPNFWYFETGQGSELSAEAHHGMDQVTMEARCYGLARKYNPFIVNTVVGFIGPEYLYDSRQVIRAGLEDHYMGKMHGLPMGCDVCYTNHMKVDQNDMDNLGILLSSAGVNFVIGVAMADDVMLNYQSTSFHDIAAFREVMGLRPAPDFEKWLEKMGIMENGRLTAKAGDPTIFM, encoded by the coding sequence ATGAACACGAAAACGACTGTGCTTGGACAGACCTATCAATTTCGCGATTTGAAAGAGATTTTCGCGAAGGCAAATGAAGATAAATCAGGCGACCAGCTAGCTGGTATCGCCGCTGCTGATTCCCGGGAACGTGTAGCTGCCAAGCAAGTTTTGGCTGATCTGACATTGGCGGATATCCGCAACAATCCGATGGTTCCGGCAGAAGAAGACGAAGTATCGCGTGTGATCGAAGAAGGCATCAACGAAAAGATTTACAGCGAAATCAAAAACTGGAGTGTAGCTGAGCTGCGCGAGTACATCTTGAGCCATCAAGCTGGCGATAATGAACTCAAGCGAATCAGCCGCGGCTTGTCCAGTGAGATGATCGCAGCGACTGCCAAGCTCATGAGCAACCTGGACTTGATCACGGCTGCGTCCAAGATCAAAGTTGTGACGCATGCCAACACGGCAATCGGTCATAAGGGCGTATTGGCTTCTCGTGTACAGCCGAACCATCCATCCGATAACGTACAAGGAATCAAGGCATCCCTGTACGAAGGATTGAGCTACGGAATCGGCGATGCGGTTATCGGGATCAACCCGGTTATCGATACAGCCGACAGCGTGAAGGATATTTTGAACATGACCAAAGACGTGATGACCAAGTTTGATATCCCGACGCAAAACTGCGTATTGGCTCACGTTTCCACGCAAATGCGTGCCATCCGTAATGGGGCACCAGCAGACTTGATTTTCCAAAGCTTGGCGGGTAGTGAAAAAGGAAACAATGCATTTGGTATTGATGTAGCACTGTTGGATGAAGCAGATGAGCTGATGCGCAAACAAGGCACTTCCTACGGGCCGAACTTCTGGTATTTCGAGACAGGCCAAGGCTCTGAGCTGTCTGCCGAGGCGCATCACGGCATGGACCAGGTAACAATGGAAGCACGCTGCTACGGACTTGCTCGCAAGTACAATCCGTTTATCGTGAACACAGTAGTTGGCTTCATTGGACCTGAGTATTTGTACGACAGCCGTCAAGTGATCCGTGCTGGACTGGAAGACCATTACATGGGCAAAATGCACGGTTTGCCGATGGGCTGTGACGTATGCTACACGAACCACATGAAGGTCGACCAAAACGACATGGACAATCTCGGTATTTTGCTCTCGTCGGCAGGCGTTAACTTTGTCATCGGCGTAGCGATGGCTGACGACGTCATGCTCAACTATCAATCGACGAGCTTCCATGATATTGCGGCATTCCGTGAAGTAATGGGACTGCGCCCTGCTCCTGATTTTGAAAAATGGCTGGAGAAAATGGGCATCATGGAAAACGGTAGGCTGACTGCAAAAGCAGGCGATCCGACAATCTTCATGTAA
- the eutS gene encoding ethanolamine utilization microcompartment protein EutS translates to MEQERSRVIQEFVPGKQVTLAHVIANPDPMLYTKLGINEAGAIGILTLTPTETAIIAADIATKAAGVELGFLDRFTGSLIVVGDVSAVEMAVEAVNQVLSEKLRFTPALVTKS, encoded by the coding sequence ATGGAACAGGAACGTTCACGAGTCATCCAGGAATTCGTACCAGGGAAACAGGTCACGTTGGCTCATGTAATCGCAAACCCTGACCCAATGCTCTATACCAAGCTAGGTATCAATGAGGCTGGTGCGATCGGCATCTTGACTTTGACGCCTACCGAAACAGCCATTATTGCCGCAGATATTGCGACAAAGGCTGCTGGCGTCGAGCTTGGGTTTCTCGATCGTTTTACAGGTTCACTGATTGTCGTAGGAGATGTATCTGCTGTTGAAATGGCAGTCGAAGCGGTCAATCAGGTGCTGAGCGAAAAACTGCGGTTTACACCGGCCTTGGTGACGAAATCATGA
- a CDS encoding EutP/PduV family microcompartment system protein — protein sequence MTGRVMIIGAIEAGKSSLVRALFNDEQPARKTQALEYRDWAIDTPGEYSENPMFYRTLMATSLEAKVIVMVQDATRERNYFPPGFSQGFPQSCIGVITKMDHPDANVERAEQFLRQSLGNARIFRTSSLTSEGVSELRAYLQEIVNE from the coding sequence ATGACCGGCCGTGTAATGATTATCGGTGCAATTGAAGCAGGAAAGTCTTCTCTGGTGCGGGCGCTGTTCAATGACGAACAGCCTGCCCGGAAGACTCAAGCGCTCGAATATCGGGACTGGGCGATCGACACTCCGGGTGAGTACAGCGAAAACCCGATGTTTTATCGCACGCTTATGGCTACCTCTCTTGAGGCGAAGGTCATTGTGATGGTGCAGGATGCTACGCGGGAACGCAATTATTTCCCTCCTGGCTTTTCGCAAGGGTTTCCGCAATCGTGCATCGGGGTCATTACCAAAATGGATCATCCTGATGCAAATGTGGAGAGAGCAGAACAATTCCTGCGTCAATCGCTCGGCAATGCGAGAATTTTCCGGACCTCCTCGCTAACAAGTGAGGGAGTATCAGAATTGCGAGCGTATTTGCAAGAAATTGTAAACGAGTAA
- a CDS encoding helix-turn-helix transcriptional regulator → MGGLQGTLHWSLRSEIERHRRECGYTLSKLGELTGINHGSLSEILNGNPPRAMTIGQLDALAAVFGREPGWLYELYTEECISEGRISRPRLIPYLIRCAEVGRQDCIEEVVPKLLDNPKNISTLFLVAEQLYESGKQKESIPFYQAVVDSEKDGHSEQFVRSQYRLFRAALGTNSEENGEAVIRFSPYRNRLPENYQLDALFQLARVSYALQKWKKSEQYADELRYLAETIYIHELDRLKRDKKSELPETERPLVYYYAMGHLYKGATLEMQGMYAQAKSYVQIYADLGWFELLDEVGHQEVERFRIWAKANLYTLEVLAGNTNTIEEYADYLESLPPNEILPGLISIIKSANIYDFCVDEILERFSMHIANFGQYTDAIRLDRHIRFRYQAAIYEFGKGRLEKGIEETICCLSLASLINRFEDALKCIALFEEYRQHASPIQVERYQTIVTGRKKENILSKKN, encoded by the coding sequence ATGGGGGGGCTGCAAGGGACATTGCACTGGTCGCTGCGGTCAGAGATTGAAAGACACCGTAGAGAGTGCGGCTATACCTTGAGTAAATTAGGTGAATTAACGGGCATCAACCATGGGAGCTTGAGCGAGATTCTGAACGGAAATCCACCGCGGGCTATGACCATTGGTCAATTAGATGCGCTCGCTGCGGTGTTTGGTCGCGAGCCAGGTTGGTTGTACGAATTGTATACGGAAGAATGTATATCAGAGGGGAGAATATCGCGCCCTCGGTTGATACCATATTTGATACGATGTGCAGAGGTTGGGCGGCAGGATTGCATAGAAGAGGTTGTTCCTAAATTGTTGGACAACCCTAAAAATATTTCGACCCTCTTTTTAGTGGCGGAACAGCTATATGAAAGCGGGAAACAAAAAGAATCCATACCTTTTTATCAGGCTGTCGTTGATAGCGAGAAGGATGGACATTCTGAGCAATTCGTAAGGAGTCAGTATCGATTGTTTCGGGCTGCACTCGGGACCAATTCTGAAGAAAATGGGGAGGCAGTTATTCGGTTTTCCCCCTATCGGAATAGGCTTCCTGAAAACTATCAGCTGGATGCTTTATTTCAATTAGCGCGGGTTTCTTATGCTTTGCAGAAATGGAAGAAGTCGGAACAGTACGCTGATGAATTACGGTATCTTGCGGAAACGATTTACATACATGAGTTGGACAGATTGAAAAGAGATAAAAAAAGTGAACTGCCTGAGACAGAACGTCCTCTTGTGTATTATTACGCCATGGGACATTTATATAAAGGCGCGACATTGGAAATGCAAGGAATGTATGCACAAGCCAAGTCGTATGTACAAATTTATGCTGATCTAGGATGGTTTGAGCTGCTGGATGAAGTTGGACATCAAGAGGTAGAGCGGTTCCGGATTTGGGCAAAGGCTAACTTATACACATTAGAGGTATTGGCTGGTAATACCAACACCATTGAGGAGTATGCCGATTATCTTGAGAGTCTTCCCCCAAATGAAATACTTCCTGGTTTAATTTCTATTATAAAATCAGCTAATATTTACGATTTTTGTGTGGATGAAATATTAGAGCGCTTTTCAATGCACATCGCCAATTTTGGTCAATATACCGACGCAATTCGTTTGGACAGGCATATTCGATTTCGGTATCAGGCAGCCATTTATGAATTCGGTAAAGGGCGACTAGAGAAAGGGATTGAAGAAACGATATGCTGTCTTTCTTTAGCCAGTTTGATAAATCGCTTTGAAGATGCTCTTAAATGCATAGCGTTATTTGAAGAGTACCGGCAACATGCATCGCCAATACAAGTGGAACGATATCAAACCATTGTAACGGGCAGAAAAAAGGAGAACATTCTTTCTAAAAAGAATTAG
- the eutM gene encoding ethanolamine utilization microcompartment protein EutM, protein MAGEMSALGMVETKGLVGAVEAADAMVKAANVKLIGKVHVGGGLVTVMVRGDVGAVKASTDAGAAAAEKVGELVSIHVIPRPHGDIELILPKLEG, encoded by the coding sequence ATGGCTGGAGAAATGTCCGCATTGGGAATGGTAGAAACAAAAGGTTTGGTAGGAGCAGTTGAAGCTGCTGACGCAATGGTAAAAGCAGCGAACGTAAAACTGATCGGTAAAGTACACGTAGGTGGCGGTCTCGTGACTGTTATGGTACGTGGTGACGTAGGTGCAGTAAAAGCTTCCACAGACGCAGGTGCCGCTGCTGCTGAAAAAGTAGGAGAACTCGTATCTATTCACGTAATTCCACGCCCTCATGGAGACATTGAACTGATCCTGCCTAAACTCGAAGGATAA
- a CDS encoding EutN/CcmL family microcompartment protein has protein sequence MFLGKVIGSVWATQKEAGMENLKLMVVQPIDWRGEEGGQTVIAADRIGAGIGEQVIVSRGTPARILFSGTSVPIDAIIVGIVDSFEVPGAAGREE, from the coding sequence ATGTTTTTGGGAAAAGTGATCGGCAGCGTCTGGGCCACGCAAAAAGAAGCAGGTATGGAAAATCTCAAGCTCATGGTGGTTCAGCCGATTGATTGGCGTGGCGAAGAAGGCGGACAAACCGTTATCGCAGCGGACAGGATCGGTGCGGGAATCGGGGAGCAGGTTATCGTCTCTCGTGGGACGCCTGCCCGAATCCTTTTCTCCGGCACCAGTGTGCCGATCGATGCGATCATCGTAGGCATTGTGGATTCGTTTGAGGTGCCGGGTGCCGCAGGAAGAGAGGAATAG
- the eutC gene encoding ethanolamine ammonia-lyase subunit EutC: MEQQLDFLVDKVVAELQKKLGEATEQAPSPKAETGLIQLRSESKAEPVANATTAQAPVVNEQPAPSTEPERTTHVPNPKYKEGLDELLSSTPARIGVWRTGVRPLTKTMLELRRDHAAAVDAVYGEVSQAVLDQYSLFTVETQYDNTENYLKRPDMGRVLTEEGVRLLQERGQKKPQVQIVVSDGLSAAAVDANLKDVLPSLMDSLKSYGLTCGTPFFIKGGRVASMDHVGEILEPEVLVLLIGERPGLVTAHSMSAYMCYRPRKGMVESERTVISNIHRQGTSPVEAGAHIGTILSKMLEQKASGVKLVL, from the coding sequence ATGGAACAACAATTAGATTTCTTGGTAGATAAAGTAGTAGCAGAACTGCAAAAGAAGCTGGGTGAGGCCACAGAACAAGCTCCGTCACCAAAAGCAGAGACGGGCTTGATTCAACTGAGATCGGAATCAAAGGCAGAGCCGGTAGCGAATGCGACGACGGCGCAAGCTCCTGTAGTGAACGAGCAGCCTGCTCCATCAACAGAACCAGAGAGAACCACACATGTACCGAATCCGAAGTACAAGGAAGGCTTGGATGAACTGCTGTCCAGCACGCCAGCGCGCATCGGAGTTTGGCGTACAGGTGTGAGACCTTTGACCAAAACGATGCTCGAATTGCGTCGCGACCATGCTGCGGCTGTAGATGCTGTATACGGTGAAGTCAGTCAAGCGGTACTCGATCAGTACTCCTTGTTCACAGTGGAAACACAGTATGACAACACCGAAAACTATCTAAAGCGTCCGGATATGGGGCGCGTCCTCACTGAGGAAGGCGTGCGCTTGCTGCAAGAGCGCGGCCAAAAGAAGCCACAGGTACAAATCGTCGTTTCAGACGGCTTGAGTGCTGCTGCGGTGGATGCAAACCTGAAAGACGTACTTCCATCCCTGATGGACTCTCTGAAAAGCTACGGACTGACCTGCGGCACTCCGTTTTTTATCAAGGGCGGACGCGTAGCCAGCATGGATCACGTTGGCGAGATTTTGGAGCCAGAAGTATTGGTGCTCCTGATCGGAGAACGTCCAGGATTGGTTACAGCACATTCCATGAGTGCGTACATGTGCTACCGTCCACGCAAAGGTATGGTAGAATCAGAGCGTACAGTGATCTCGAATATTCATCGTCAAGGTACTTCTCCGGTTGAGGCGGGTGCCCACATTGGGACCATTCTCTCCAAAATGCTGGAGCAAAAAGCAAGTGGTGTGAAACTAGTCTTGTAA
- a CDS encoding ethanolamine ammonia-lyase reactivating factor EutA, with product MDEQWIQSVGIDVGTSTTKMIVSRLRLGRMSSTFSLPRYQIVERQLLYASEVHSTPLIGFDEIDADGIGSILAAEYDKAQISLSQIKSGAVIITGETASKKNAQHIVHLLAERSGDFVVATAGADLEGVLAGKGAGAEKRSQAMQGVIVNVDIGGGTANAAYFQRGRAIATVTFHVGGRLIRLSPQGVVQYVSPNIQQWLSAKGLHIQVGQEIGFAQLTEVAEQLGRSMLDYLTGKERQVSGLLVVGPHLRDSIPVAELTVSGGVGLLMSGPPVQNISDASRYGDFGPLLGYVLQQEREKGTYPVQWLDPDQTVRATVIGAGMQSTEISGSTVHIKPELLPIKNIPILKLELTEEQLADATRLRQEVASIYQLGERLFEKTTGIPFALAISGIGYCSYALLQTLSQELSEQYRATFPESQTMVVICETDMAKALGQALALRCKGAPEIICIDQVRVEYGDYIDLGEPISGTIIPVVVKTLAFDERP from the coding sequence ATGGACGAACAATGGATCCAAAGCGTCGGGATCGATGTGGGAACAAGCACGACCAAAATGATCGTAAGCCGATTGCGATTGGGTCGCATGTCCAGCACGTTTTCGCTGCCGCGTTATCAGATCGTGGAGCGACAATTGCTGTATGCGAGTGAAGTACATTCCACACCGCTCATCGGATTTGATGAAATCGACGCTGACGGAATCGGATCGATTCTTGCAGCCGAGTACGACAAGGCACAAATCAGCTTGTCTCAAATCAAGTCCGGGGCGGTCATCATTACCGGAGAAACAGCCAGCAAAAAGAACGCACAGCATATCGTTCATCTGTTGGCTGAACGCTCCGGGGATTTCGTGGTAGCGACAGCAGGTGCTGACCTCGAGGGCGTGCTGGCGGGCAAGGGCGCTGGTGCAGAAAAACGCTCGCAAGCCATGCAAGGTGTGATCGTCAATGTCGATATTGGCGGAGGAACAGCGAATGCAGCCTACTTCCAACGTGGCCGAGCGATTGCGACGGTTACGTTCCACGTCGGAGGAAGGCTGATCCGTCTCAGTCCGCAAGGTGTCGTTCAATACGTGTCGCCGAACATTCAACAATGGCTGTCGGCAAAAGGACTGCATATTCAAGTCGGACAGGAAATCGGATTCGCGCAGCTCACAGAGGTTGCCGAACAGCTAGGACGCAGCATGCTCGATTATTTGACGGGCAAAGAGCGCCAAGTATCGGGCTTGCTCGTAGTGGGACCGCATTTGCGCGATTCCATCCCTGTTGCTGAATTGACTGTCTCAGGCGGTGTGGGTCTGCTCATGAGCGGACCTCCCGTCCAAAATATTTCGGATGCGAGCCGATATGGCGATTTTGGCCCACTGCTCGGATATGTACTCCAGCAGGAGCGCGAAAAAGGAACGTATCCGGTACAGTGGCTAGACCCGGATCAAACGGTGCGGGCAACGGTAATTGGCGCGGGGATGCAGAGCACGGAGATTAGTGGTTCAACCGTGCATATCAAGCCGGAGCTGTTGCCGATCAAAAATATTCCGATTCTCAAGCTGGAGCTTACCGAGGAACAATTGGCAGATGCCACACGACTGCGACAGGAAGTGGCTTCGATCTACCAACTGGGTGAGCGTCTGTTTGAAAAAACGACAGGGATTCCTTTCGCACTCGCGATCTCCGGCATCGGGTACTGCTCGTACGCTCTACTGCAGACGCTGTCCCAGGAGCTGTCGGAGCAATACCGGGCAACTTTCCCCGAGAGCCAAACCATGGTCGTGATCTGTGAAACAGATATGGCGAAAGCGCTCGGGCAGGCCTTGGCGCTACGTTGCAAAGGGGCACCGGAAATCATTTGCATCGATCAGGTGCGTGTGGAATACGGCGATTACATCGATCTGGGTGAGCCGATCTCGGGAACGATCATTCCCGTCGTCGTCAAAACACTCGCGTTTGATGAAAGGCCGTAA
- the mdh gene encoding malate dehydrogenase yields the protein MTFRRKKVAVIGSGFTGATTAFIMAQKELADIVLVDIPQLENPTKGKALDMMEASPVLGFDASITGTSDYKDIEGSDIVIITAGIARKPGMSRDDLVATNAAIMRSVAEQVKTYAPNSIVLILSNPVDAMTYTFYKTSGFPKHRVIGQSGVLDTARFRTFVAMELNVSVNDVTGFVLGGHGDDMVPLLRYSYAGGIPLEKLIPQDRLDAIVERTRKGGGEIVALLGNGSAYYAPAAALVEMAEAILKDQKRILPSIALLQGEYGYNDIYLGVPTLLGGNGIEQVIELDLTAAEKAALDKSADSVRAVMKVAMP from the coding sequence ATGACATTTCGTAGAAAAAAAGTAGCCGTCATCGGTAGTGGTTTTACAGGAGCGACAACTGCGTTCATCATGGCGCAAAAAGAGCTGGCTGACATCGTTTTGGTCGATATCCCTCAATTGGAAAACCCAACAAAGGGTAAAGCACTCGACATGATGGAAGCTTCCCCAGTCCTTGGCTTCGATGCTAGCATTACAGGTACTTCTGACTACAAAGACATCGAAGGCTCCGATATCGTAATCATCACAGCAGGTATTGCTCGTAAGCCAGGTATGTCCCGCGACGACTTGGTAGCAACGAATGCAGCCATCATGCGCTCTGTTGCTGAGCAAGTGAAAACATATGCACCAAACTCCATCGTACTCATCCTGTCCAACCCGGTAGATGCGATGACCTATACATTCTACAAAACGTCCGGTTTCCCGAAACACCGCGTAATCGGTCAATCCGGCGTACTGGATACAGCTCGCTTCCGTACGTTCGTAGCGATGGAACTGAATGTATCCGTAAATGACGTAACAGGCTTCGTATTGGGCGGTCACGGTGACGACATGGTACCACTCTTGCGTTACTCCTACGCTGGCGGCATCCCACTCGAAAAATTGATCCCACAAGATCGTCTGGATGCCATCGTCGAGCGTACACGCAAAGGCGGCGGCGAAATCGTAGCTCTCTTGGGCAACGGTTCCGCTTACTATGCACCTGCGGCAGCTCTGGTAGAAATGGCAGAAGCGATCTTGAAAGACCAGAAGCGCATCCTGCCATCCATCGCTTTGCTCCAAGGCGAGTATGGCTACAACGATATCTACCTGGGTGTACCAACTCTCTTGGGTGGAAACGGTATCGAGCAAGTCATCGAGCTGGATCTGACTGCTGCTGAGAAAGCAGCATTGGATAAATCCGCAGATTCCGTTCGTGCTGTTATGAAAGTAGCTATGCCATAA